The Candidatus Eisenbacteria bacterium genome includes the window ATGAGCTTTTTCGTCCCCACGTAGGAACTCGTCTCCATGCGATAGAGGTACGCTCCGCTCGACAAGCCGGCGCCGGCGAAGACCACCTCGTGCGGCCCTGCTTCGACCTCCTGGTCCACCAACGTCGCCACCCGACGCCCGGCGAGATCGAAGACCGCGATCCGCACGTGCTGGCGCTGTGGGAGCGTGTAGCGGATCGTGCTGGCGCCACGCGCCGGGTTGGGGGCGCTCTGAGCCAGGAAGACTCCAGAATCGTGTCGGCGTGGGCCGTCGGCGACGCCGGTGGTCTGCCCGGCGTTGCCGTAGAGGACGAACAGCGAGTCGTAGAGGCTCGCCACCGCCACGTCGGCCTTGCCGTCGAGGTCGAAGTCGGCAACCACCGCAGCCGACGGCAGGCCACTGCCGAAGGTGTGGGAGCAGTTGAAGCGCGGGGTGAAGTGGCCGGTCCCGTCGTTGAGGAACAGCGTGACGCCGTTGTCGTCGAGCTGGCGATTGAGCGTTGCGAAGTCGAGATCGCCGTCGTTCTCGTAGTCGAGCGAGACCACGCCGTGGGCGTTGTTCACCGGGATCAGCTCCTCGCTGAAGTTCGCGCTGCCGCCATTCCGCATCAGCACGGCCCGGGTCTCCGAGACACTGGTCGAGACGATGTCCCTGTCGCCGTCGCCGTCGAAATCGCCGGCCGCGAGGCTGCTGCCATGGCCGACGTACGAGTTCGCTGCGCTCGGGCCCTCGACGTGGACTGCCTCGAAGTTCGAGTTGGGACACGGGAGCGGACCTCCCGGGTTCACGACGAAGAAGTCCTGGAAGTCCGAGAACAGCGCACGCTGGCCACTCCCCGACGCGAGGCCGATCCCGGCGATCTCGTAGGCGCTGGAGCCAGCCAGGTTGGCGACCACCAGGTCCTTCAACGCGAGCGGGAGCTCGACCGGGGCGCCCTGCGAGTTCTTGATGACGTCGCTGCAGATCTGCCGCCCGCCCAGGTGGACCAGCAGGCCGAGGAAGCCGGAGTTCGGGAGGAAGCCGTTGTCCTCGCTCAACCAGCAGACGCGCTTGTTCGCGAAGTACGGGCTGGGCTCCGGCTCGAGCGAGACCACGCGGCCCAGCGTCTGCACCGTGGCGGAAGAAGGGAAGCCGCCCGCACCGTCGCCCCAGAAGACGGTGACGGCGGCGGCCTCTCCCGCCACGATCAGGTCGAGCCTGCCATCCTCGTCGAGATCCATGAAGCGGCAGGCATAGGGCTGAAAGGACACCGGCAGCGTGCCGGCGGGCGTGAACGACCGCAGCGAAGGATTGTTGTGGTAGAGACGCACCACGTTGTTGTCGTAATCGGTGATCGCCAGGCCGTCGGCCAGCAGGTTGTCGAACTTCCCGGCCGCCATCCCGAACGGCGTGCCGGGCAGACCGAGCCTGAACTGCGCTTCGAAGTCTCGGGTGACTCGCGACAGGACCTCGTCGGCGCCGCGCACCGGACGCGTGGGATGGCGGGGCTGGTTGTCGAAGTCGTTCGTGACCGCGGCGACCGGGGTGCCGGTGAGCTCGGGATCCTGAGCCGAACAGTCGGTGAGGTGCAGGTCCTGCCCGATGTCCACGAAGATGGGAAGCTTGACGATCGTCGCAGCGTCCTGTCCCGACGCGGCCTGATAGGCGCTGAGCGCCGAGTAGAAGTTCGTGTTCCACCGCACCAGGGTGCTGTTGTCGGCCTTCTCGAGAACGTTGAAGTCCGACTGGAACGAGGTGGTCAAAGCCTGATACGAAATCTCGTAGGTGACCACCGCGAATGGATTCGAGGTGAATCCGCGCACGACCAGGATATTGTCGACCACCCTGGACTCGTCGCCTTCGACGTAGAGCGCCTTGGCCTCGCCGATCACCGGGCCGATCGCCACGCTGTTGTGGGCAACCAATGACTTTCGTGCGCCGGTGAGGATTCCCATCTGGGCGTTCGAGCGCATCCCCATCACCATGTTGTTGCTGATCGTCAGTGAGTTGCAGGGCGGGAACATGTCGTCGGCATCGATCGCGGTGAAGCGTGACGTCCCATCGACGGTCGGCCCGCCGTTCTTGATCAGGTTGCCGTCGACGGTCCCGGCGTTGTTGACGCGCACCAGGATGCCGGTCGTTCCGCTGCCACCGGCGTAGTCGAGCGTGTTGCGGGTGATGGTGGGGAACTCGGCCGTGACGAGGATGCCCTGGCCGAGCGGATTGCCCGTGCCGCTGACCCCCTCGTGAGGCGTCTGGATCAGGTTGTTCTCGACCAGGATCGTTCCCGCGACGCCCGCCCCGTCCGCGATCGAGATCGGCCGCATCAGACGCTGGAAGCTGTTGCCGCGGATCTGCGCGGTCCTCAGCTCTCCCTGACAGTGAACTCCGTAGTCGGTGCCGAGACCGCCGGTATTGGTGTTGGCCGCGTTGCCGACGAAGCGACAGTTCTCGACGACGATGCCCTCGATCGTCGGGTTGGTGATCGGCACCCCTTCCAGCTCGAGCAGGAATCGGGCCCCGGCCTGATCGACGTCGAGGTCGATGAACGTGATCTCTCGGAACGTGACCTCGTCGACGCCGATCTTCACGACCGAGAGCCCTGTCTGCGTCGTCTGGTCGACGGCGAGGATCACGTTGTTCACGTTGCCGCCCGCGGCGGCGTCGGGCAGGAACGTCACGTGATTCGTCGGAGACAGGCCGGCCACCGGACCGTTGAGGGTCATGACGCGCGAGGTGCCTCCGTCCCGCAGATAGGTGCCCGGGCGGATGCGAAGCTGCACTGGACCCGAGACGCCGTTGGCGGCCAGGGCATCCGCGGCGTCCTGGAGGGTGGCAAAGCTTGGCGCGGCGCCGCCGATGGTGAACGTGCCGTTCAGCGGAACGGCGATCGCTCGTGAGGCCGTCGCGAGGAGAGCGAAGACGACCAGCAGGGTACGCATGGCACGACTCCTTCTTTGGGGGTCCACTCCCTCTAGCGACGAAATCCTTGCGGTCGTGCCATCCGACCTGGCGGCTTGCGCGCCCGCACCGAAGTCGGCCACGCTATTCGGCGCTGGGCGTTCGGGTTGAGACCCCTGGTCCCAGGCATTCCCGAGGCACCCCACGGTCCGTCCATGAGCCGCGCGCACGACGTCACCGAAATCCTCCAGCAGGCAGGGCAAGGCGGGGCGCGAGCCGCCGACGAGCTGTTCTCCGCGCTCTACCGCGAGCTGCGAGCCATCGCGGCGATACGGCTTCAGGCGGAGAGTCCCGACCACACGCTGCAGGCCACGGCTCTGGTCCACGAGGCCTACGTTCGCCTGATCGACCAGACCCGCAGCAACTTTCAGGACCGCCTCCACTTCCTGGCGGTCGCCAGCCGGGTGATGCGCCACATCCTGGTCGACCACGCGCGCGCCCGTGGGCGACGGAAGCGGGGCGGCGGGTGGGTGAAGGTCCCGCTCGACACCGGCGTGGCGGAGATCCCGGCGCCCGACGAGTTCCCGATGCTCGAGATGGACGCCGCCCTCGATCGACTGGGCCAGCTCCATCCCGAGAAGGCGCGCGTCGTCGAGTTGCGATTCTTCGGCGGCCTGACCTCCGAGGAGTGCGCGAAGGTCGTCGGGGTCTCGGTGCGGACCGTGGCCCGCCATTGGGATTTCGCGCAAGCGTGGCTCTATCGCGAGATGTCGAGCGACGAGTCCACCGCACCCGGCCCGTCGTCGTGACCGACCGGGAGCGATCAGACCGCGCGGCCGAGCTGTTCGGCGACGCGCTCGAGCACGACCCAGCCGATCGCCCGGCCTTCCTCGACCGCTCCTGCGGTGACGATGCCGCCCTACGACGCGAGGTCGAGTCGCTGCTCGAAGCGCTCCCTGTCGCGCGCAAGGTGTTCGAGTCCGGGCCTCCGCTCGAGGCGCTCGAGGTCCGCGACGAGCGGCCGGAGCGTCTCGGTCCCTATCGGCCCCTGCGCGAAATCGGGCGCGGAGGCATGGGAGTCGTGTATTTGGCGCGCGACGATCGGCTGGAGCGCGACGTGGCCATCAAGGCGCTCCCCGACGTCGACCGGCTCGACCGTCAGCGGCTCGATCGGTTCCTGCGCGAGGCCAGGGTTCTGGCCGCCATCAACCATCCGAACATCTCCACCTTGTACGACCTCCACGAAGAGCCCGACGGCCGGCGCTTCCTGGTGCTCGAGCATCTCCGCGGCGAGACGCTCGCCGTCGCGTTGAAGAAGGGCCCGATCGAGATCGACCGCGCGCTGGCTTTGTGCGCGCAGATCGTCGACGCGCTCGAGGCCGCCCACGCCCGCAGCATCGCCCACCTCGATCTCAAGCCCGGCAACGTCATGGTCGACGACCGCGGCCGGATCAAGGTGCTCGATTTCGGGCTGGCGCGCAGCTGGGACACGATCCCCGCGCAGGCCACCGACGGAACCGCGATGCCCGAGATCACGGCGGACGTGCCTGCGCACCCCGGCCCCGCTGAAGCAACCACCATGCGGCTCGGCACGCCGAGCTACATGCCGCCCGAACAGCTCGAAGGAGCGCGCCCTTCGCCCTCCTGGGATCTTTTCTCCTTCGGATGCCTCCTCTATGAGTGCCTGGCCGGACGCCGCGCGTTCCCGGGCCACTCGCTCGCGGAAGTCTTCCAGGCGATCCTCCGCTCCGAGCCCGACTGGAGCGCGCTGCCTCACGACACGCCGCCGGAGCTGCGCGAGCTGCTCGTCAGCTGTCTGGAAAAGAACCCCGCGCGCCGCATTCCCGACATCCATACGCTACGGGCGCGCCTGGACCAGGTGCGAGCGGCGCGCCGCCGAGATCCGAGCCGCCTGCATCTGGCCACGCCGTCCCACAATCTGCCGACGCGAATCACGAGCTTCGTGGGCCGCGCGGCCGACCTGGCGGAGTGCCGGCGCTTGTTGCGCCGCGCGTCGCTCCTCACGGTGACCGGCCTCGGAGGGAGCGGGAAGTCGCGCCTCATGCTCGAGCTGGCGAGGGAGTCGGTCGACGGCTTCGCCGACGGCGCCTGGTGGGTGGACCTGGCGCCCATCTCCGACCCGAGACGCATCGGCGAAGTGGCTGCTCGCATGCTCGGACTTCGCGAGAGAGCCAACCAGAGCCCGGCGGACGTGCTGGTCGAGCACCTGCGGGAACACGCGTGCCTGCTGCTGCTCGACAACTGTGAACACGTTCGAGCGGCGTGTGCCGAGCTGGCCGCGCGCGTGGTGAAGAGTGGTGGGCGATCGCGAATCGTCGCCACCAGTCGCGAGGCGCTCGGCACGCAGGGTGAGGTGGCCTACTCACTGACCCCTTTGGCGCTGCCCGACGACGGCGGCACGGCGGAAGGCGCCGAGGCCGTGCAGCTCTTCGTCGACCGCGCCACGCTGGCGCGCTCGGAGTTCGAGCTGTCCGCGGACAATACCGCCGCGGTGGTCTCGATCTGCCGCCGGCTCGACGGACTCCCGCTGGCGATCGAGCTGGCCGCCGCCCAGCTCGCGAGCATGCCCGTCGAGGACGTGGAGCGGCGACTGTCGGATCGCTTTCAACTGCTCCAGGGCAAGCGGATCGCGGCGGCGCGGCACCTCAGTCTCGAAGCGGCGCTGGAGTCGAGCTACGAGATGCTGGCCGAGGGCGACCAGTCGCGACTCGGGGCCCTGGCGATCTTCGCCGGCACCTGGACCGTCGCCTCGGCGGCGGCCGTGTGGAAAGTCGAAGATCAGGAGGCCTTGAACGCGCTGATGCGGCTCGTGCGCAAGTCGCTGGTCATGGTGGACACTTCCGGGCGCTCCGAGACCCGCTACAACTTTCTCGAGACGGTCCGGCACTACGCGGCGGATCGTCTTGCCGACTCCGGGGGCCTGGAGACGGCGCGCGACCGACACTTCGACTACTTCGCCCAGCTTGCTCGCGACGCGGAGCCGAACCTGGTAGGACCGCAATCCGAGGCCTGGCTCGGCCGCCTCGACCGCGACCACGAGAACTTCCTCGCGGCCATCGACCGATGCGACGCCACACCCGAAGGTGCGACGCGTGCGCTCGCTCTGTCGGTGGCGCTCTCAGGATACTGGTACCTGCGCGGGCTGCTGACGCTGAGCCGCACCCGGCTCCTGCGAGCACTCGAGCGCGCGCAGGGTCCGAGCACACGCGCGCACGCTGCGGCGATGCGGGCTGCTGGGGGCATCGCGACCGAACAAGGTGACTACGCCGCGGGGCTGCGGTTGTGCGAAGCCAGTCTCGCGATCTTTCGTGAGGTCGGCGACGTCGACGGCGAGATCCGCGCCGTGGATGGAATGGGCGCCGCCGCGCGCTGGATGGGCCGCTTCGACGAGGCAGTCACGCACTACGAGACCGCGCTCGACTTGTGCCGCCGCCACGGCCGCCGCAAGCGCGAGGCGCTGATCCTCAACAATCTCGCCGACCTCCACACGATTCGCGGCGACGAGGCGGCTGCGCGGCGCGCCTGCGAAGCCGGTCTCGCCCTGGCGCGCGAGCAGGGCAACTGGCAAACGACCGTCCACGCCCTTCTGAATCTCGCGTTGATCGACGTCCGCGGTGGCGACCACACGGCCGCGGCTGGGCGGCTGCGCGAAGTCTTCCAGGCTCGCCACGAAGCTCCGCCTGCGATGTGGATGACGTACATCTTCGAGGTGATGGCCGAGGTGGCGGTGGCGGACGACGCGCCGTGGGCCGCGCGCTGCTGGGGCTTCGCGCTCGAGCAGCGCTCGAAGACCGGCGTGTTACCCAGCGCACTGGAACGGGAGGAGCGGGCAAGGGTCGAGGCGCGGCTGGCGGCCGTGCTCGGCGAGGCGCACCGCGACGCACTGATCGCCGAAGGCCGATCGATGTCGCGCGACGAGGCCATGACCAAGGCCATCGCCTGGATCGAAGCTCGGCCGCGTTAGGAACGATTCGCGGCGAGTCACGAGCAGAGCCTATCGCGTACGTTTCATGCGACAGTTGGTCGGCGGGAACCGGACGATCGGGTTGGGCGACGACGGTGGCCATGGCGACTCCGAATCGCCGTGAGGGCGTTTCGAGGCCGCAAGCCTAGCCAAAGGGCATGGATCGGCGCGACAGGTTTGGGAAGATCGTCCCGGTTCGGCCGCCGGTCAACGCGGCCGCGAAGCCATGGACTCCAGGATCTCCTGGAGCTCATCGGGATCGGCTGGCTTGACCAGGTGGTGATCGAAGCCGGCCTGCTCGGTGTGGCGGCGATCCTCTTCCTGCCCCCCGCCCGTGAGCGCGATCAGGAGCATTTGTTTGCCCCACGAATGCTCTCGGATGCGCCGGCAGACTTCATAGCCGTTCACGATGGGCATAACGATGTCGAGCAAGGCGACGTCCGGTCTCCTCTCGTCGGCCACCTCCATGGCTTCGGCCCCATCGTAGGCGGTGCTCACCTCGTGACCCTTCAGCGTCAGGAGGCGCGCGAGCGAGTCCGTGCCGTCCCGGTTGTCGTCGGCCACGAGAATGCGGCGGCGCGATGTCGGACGCCCCTGATCTCCGTCCGGGCGCGGCGGAGCGCCTTCGATCGCATCGCGCGTCGCGGCCGGAAGACGGACCAGGAACTCGGTCCCATGTCCGGGGCTGGTGCTGCGAACCTCGATGGATCCTCCGTGAAGATCGACCAGGCGCTGGGCCAGCGAGAGGCCGATCCCCAGCCCGCCCTGCGAACGTCCCCGCGCCGATTCGGCCTGCGAGAAGAGACTGAAGACATGAGGCAGCATCTCGGGCTCGATTCCGATCCCGTCGTCCTTCACCGAGATGGCGACCCCGTCCCCGTGCCGCTCGACGTTCACCCAGATATGACCGCCCCGCTCGGTGTACTTGGCCGCGTTGGTGAGCAGATTCGAGAACACCTGAGCGAGACGCACCTGATCGGCCTCCACATGAATCGGCTCGTGCGGCAGGGTGACCGTGATCTCGTGAGAGCTCCCATCGATCATCGGGCGGCTCGTCTCCAGGGCGGATTCGATCACCGCCCCAATATTCACGCGAGCCTTGCGGAGCTGCAGCTGATTCCGCGAGAGCCGCGAGATGTCGAGCAGGTCCTCGAGAAGCCGGCTCATGTGCTCCACCTGCCGCTCGATGACGCCCTGGATCAGCTCGAGATCGGGATCCCGCAGGTCCTTCAGCTTGAGGATCTTCATCGCGTTGAGGATCGGCGCGAGAGGATTGCGCAACTCATGGGCGAGCGTGGCGAGGAACTCGTCCTTCATCCGATCCGCGTTGCGGAGAGCTTCCTCGACGCGCCTGCGATCATCGATGTCGACGTGAGCGCCCACCACCCTGACGACCCGCCCGTCCTTGTCTCGGACCGGGACGCTGCGCGACAGAAACCAGCGGTAGACACCGTCGGAGGCGCGGCGTAGCCGGAACTCGATCTCCAGCATCCCTCCTTTCGCCCGCTCATCGTCCCATCGACTCCATTGCACATCGCGGTCGTCAGGATGAACGACGTTCCGGAGCTGCTCGGGGTCGTGGGTCTGCTCGACGGTGAGCCCGGTGTATCGAGTCCAGTGGCGGTTGACGTACTGGAGCGCTCCGTCCGGGTTCGAGGACCAGACCATCTGGGGTCCCGACTCGGCCAGCGAACGAAAGACCTCCTCGCTCTGACTGAGGGCGGCTTGCGAGCGCCGCAGCTCCTGGTAGTGCCACTGCTCGGTTGCATCCACGATCATCAGGCACTGCCCGAGGGCTCCCTCCTGCAGCCCCGTGGCGCAGAGATGGACCGAGATCGAGCCGTCGGGACGCAGGAGATCGACGTCGACCTGAACGTCCGCGGAGCGGGCACCGCTCAACGCCGAGTCGAACGACTCACGGCTGTGTGGCGCCACGAAATCCTGGCTCGGCTTGCCGATCAGCTCCTCGAGGGGCCGGTTCAGCAGCTCCGAGAAGCGTGGGTTCGCGTAGAGGATGGTGCCCTGGACCGTCAAGGTAGCAGCAGCCTGGAGCATCTGCTCGACCAGAAGCCGGTACGGCCTGTAGGGCGTCTCGAGCGTGTAGACCTGCTCCGACTCCGTGCCGAGGAGGAGGGCGTCCACCTCGCCCGCGCGAAGGGCGCGGATCGTCTCCTCGGCCTCCTCCAGCCTCTGTCGCAGTTCGTCTTTCGTCAGGAGTGGACCCTGATGAGTTGGAGCCATGGGGTCTCCGCGTCGGCGCCCTGCATCCGGCACCTCGGGCTCAGAGTTTGGCCGGACGCAGCTGCAGGCCCACCAGCGTGCGATCGACGTTGGAAAGGTCGCCAATCACCTTGCGAATCGGCGACGGGAGCTTTCGTACCAGGGTCGGGATCGCGACGATCTGATCGCCCTTCGCCAATTGGGGGTGAACCAGAAGATCCACCACCTCGATTCGATACTTACCGGACAAGTGTTCCTCGCAGATGCGTGAGAGGTTCTCCACCGCGGCGACCGACTTGGGCGTCTTCCCGGCGACGTACAGTCGCAGATCCCAGACGTCGGGATCCTCCAGCCCGCGGGCTTCGAGCTCCTCCAACGATTCCGGCTCTCTCCCGTCGGCCGACATTGGCGCCTCCTCAGAACTTCCCCTTGGTCCGGCCATCGGTCGGTGGCCCCAACGGCTCGTCGGCCTGGCGGCTGACGGCCATCCTCTCCTGGTCACGCCGGACGAGATCCACGGCCGCCTGCTCCTGATCGATGTGTCCCTGGAACTCCTCTTCCTCGACTTCGAACTGGGCCTGGAGCGCCTTGATCTGCGCCTCCAGCATCTGGCGTTTGCGCTCCAGCTGACGCCGTCGACGCTCGATGTCTTCCTGACGGCTCGTGGCCACGGCCTGTTCGCGGGCCTCCTGCGCCAAACGCATGGACCCCGTGAGGA containing:
- a CDS encoding T9SS type A sorting domain-containing protein; this encodes MRTLLVVFALLATASRAIAVPLNGTFTIGGAAPSFATLQDAADALAANGVSGPVQLRIRPGTYLRDGGTSRVMTLNGPVAGLSPTNHVTFLPDAAAGGNVNNVILAVDQTTQTGLSVVKIGVDEVTFREITFIDLDVDQAGARFLLELEGVPITNPTIEGIVVENCRFVGNAANTNTGGLGTDYGVHCQGELRTAQIRGNSFQRLMRPISIADGAGVAGTILVENNLIQTPHEGVSGTGNPLGQGILVTAEFPTITRNTLDYAGGSGTTGILVRVNNAGTVDGNLIKNGGPTVDGTSRFTAIDADDMFPPCNSLTISNNMVMGMRSNAQMGILTGARKSLVAHNSVAIGPVIGEAKALYVEGDESRVVDNILVVRGFTSNPFAVVTYEISYQALTTSFQSDFNVLEKADNSTLVRWNTNFYSALSAYQAASGQDAATIVKLPIFVDIGQDLHLTDCSAQDPELTGTPVAAVTNDFDNQPRHPTRPVRGADEVLSRVTRDFEAQFRLGLPGTPFGMAAGKFDNLLADGLAITDYDNNVVRLYHNNPSLRSFTPAGTLPVSFQPYACRFMDLDEDGRLDLIVAGEAAAVTVFWGDGAGGFPSSATVQTLGRVVSLEPEPSPYFANKRVCWLSEDNGFLPNSGFLGLLVHLGGRQICSDVIKNSQGAPVELPLALKDLVVANLAGSSAYEIAGIGLASGSGQRALFSDFQDFFVVNPGGPLPCPNSNFEAVHVEGPSAANSYVGHGSSLAAGDFDGDGDRDIVSTSVSETRAVLMRNGGSANFSEELIPVNNAHGVVSLDYENDGDLDFATLNRQLDDNGVTLFLNDGTGHFTPRFNCSHTFGSGLPSAAVVADFDLDGKADVAVASLYDSLFVLYGNAGQTTGVADGPRRHDSGVFLAQSAPNPARGASTIRYTLPQRQHVRIAVFDLAGRRVATLVDQEVEAGPHEVVFAGAGLSSGAYLYRMETSSYVGTKKLMLVR
- a CDS encoding sigma-70 family RNA polymerase sigma factor, which translates into the protein MSRAHDVTEILQQAGQGGARAADELFSALYRELRAIAAIRLQAESPDHTLQATALVHEAYVRLIDQTRSNFQDRLHFLAVASRVMRHILVDHARARGRRKRGGGWVKVPLDTGVAEIPAPDEFPMLEMDAALDRLGQLHPEKARVVELRFFGGLTSEECAKVVGVSVRTVARHWDFAQAWLYREMSSDESTAPGPSS
- a CDS encoding protein kinase; its protein translation is MALSRDVERRVHRTRPVVVTDRERSDRAAELFGDALEHDPADRPAFLDRSCGDDAALRREVESLLEALPVARKVFESGPPLEALEVRDERPERLGPYRPLREIGRGGMGVVYLARDDRLERDVAIKALPDVDRLDRQRLDRFLREARVLAAINHPNISTLYDLHEEPDGRRFLVLEHLRGETLAVALKKGPIEIDRALALCAQIVDALEAAHARSIAHLDLKPGNVMVDDRGRIKVLDFGLARSWDTIPAQATDGTAMPEITADVPAHPGPAEATTMRLGTPSYMPPEQLEGARPSPSWDLFSFGCLLYECLAGRRAFPGHSLAEVFQAILRSEPDWSALPHDTPPELRELLVSCLEKNPARRIPDIHTLRARLDQVRAARRRDPSRLHLATPSHNLPTRITSFVGRAADLAECRRLLRRASLLTVTGLGGSGKSRLMLELARESVDGFADGAWWVDLAPISDPRRIGEVAARMLGLRERANQSPADVLVEHLREHACLLLLDNCEHVRAACAELAARVVKSGGRSRIVATSREALGTQGEVAYSLTPLALPDDGGTAEGAEAVQLFVDRATLARSEFELSADNTAAVVSICRRLDGLPLAIELAAAQLASMPVEDVERRLSDRFQLLQGKRIAAARHLSLEAALESSYEMLAEGDQSRLGALAIFAGTWTVASAAAVWKVEDQEALNALMRLVRKSLVMVDTSGRSETRYNFLETVRHYAADRLADSGGLETARDRHFDYFAQLARDAEPNLVGPQSEAWLGRLDRDHENFLAAIDRCDATPEGATRALALSVALSGYWYLRGLLTLSRTRLLRALERAQGPSTRAHAAAMRAAGGIATEQGDYAAGLRLCEASLAIFREVGDVDGEIRAVDGMGAAARWMGRFDEAVTHYETALDLCRRHGRRKREALILNNLADLHTIRGDEAAARRACEAGLALAREQGNWQTTVHALLNLALIDVRGGDHTAAAGRLREVFQARHEAPPAMWMTYIFEVMAEVAVADDAPWAARCWGFALEQRSKTGVLPSALEREERARVEARLAAVLGEAHRDALIAEGRSMSRDEAMTKAIAWIEARPR
- a CDS encoding ATP-binding protein; amino-acid sequence: MAPTHQGPLLTKDELRQRLEEAEETIRALRAGEVDALLLGTESEQVYTLETPYRPYRLLVEQMLQAAATLTVQGTILYANPRFSELLNRPLEELIGKPSQDFVAPHSRESFDSALSGARSADVQVDVDLLRPDGSISVHLCATGLQEGALGQCLMIVDATEQWHYQELRRSQAALSQSEEVFRSLAESGPQMVWSSNPDGALQYVNRHWTRYTGLTVEQTHDPEQLRNVVHPDDRDVQWSRWDDERAKGGMLEIEFRLRRASDGVYRWFLSRSVPVRDKDGRVVRVVGAHVDIDDRRRVEEALRNADRMKDEFLATLAHELRNPLAPILNAMKILKLKDLRDPDLELIQGVIERQVEHMSRLLEDLLDISRLSRNQLQLRKARVNIGAVIESALETSRPMIDGSSHEITVTLPHEPIHVEADQVRLAQVFSNLLTNAAKYTERGGHIWVNVERHGDGVAISVKDDGIGIEPEMLPHVFSLFSQAESARGRSQGGLGIGLSLAQRLVDLHGGSIEVRSTSPGHGTEFLVRLPAATRDAIEGAPPRPDGDQGRPTSRRRILVADDNRDGTDSLARLLTLKGHEVSTAYDGAEAMEVADERRPDVALLDIVMPIVNGYEVCRRIREHSWGKQMLLIALTGGGQEEDRRHTEQAGFDHHLVKPADPDELQEILESMASRPR
- a CDS encoding circadian clock KaiB family protein encodes the protein MSADGREPESLEELEARGLEDPDVWDLRLYVAGKTPKSVAAVENLSRICEEHLSGKYRIEVVDLLVHPQLAKGDQIVAIPTLVRKLPSPIRKVIGDLSNVDRTLVGLQLRPAKL